The DNA sequence CGCGCTGGCGGAAACGCACGCGGCCATCGCTTACGGTGCCGACGAAGTGGACGTGGTGTTCCCTTATCGCGCCTTGATTGGCGGCAACGAAGAGATCGGTTTTGAGCTGGTTAGTGCCTGCAAAGAAGCCTGTGCCGATTCGGGCGTGCTGTTGAAAGTCATTATCGAAACCGGCGAGCTGAAATCAGCTGAACTGATCCGCAAAGCGTCGGAAATCGCCATCGCTGCCGGCGCCGATTTCATTAAAACGTCGACCGGAAAAGTGCCGGTTAACGCTACGCCGGAAGTGGCTGAAATCATGCTGCGCGTCATTGCTGACCAGGGCGTGAAGCATCAGGTTGGCTTTAAACCGGCGGGCGGCGTGAAAACCGCTGAAGATGCAGCCATCTACCTGAAGCTGGCCGATGACATTCTCGGTAGCGACTGGGCGGATGCGCGTCATTTCCGCTTTGGCGCTTCAAGCCTGTTAGCCAGCCTGCTGAATGCTGCCGGACATTCCTCCGCCAAAAGCGACTCGGCGTATTAAACGGGCGGTGAGTCAAGTCCACTCAGATTGCTGACACACTCACGGCACGCCACTGTTGGCTATTCAGCCTTGCGCTTTAACTTGCCCGGAGGGTATCCGTCCGGGCTGAAAATGACCAGGGGGCACCATGTTCCTGCCACAAGAAATTATCCGTAAAAAAAGGGATGGGCTGACGCTCACGGAAGAAGAGATCCGCTTTTTCATCAACGGTGTGCGCGACAATTCCGTGTCCGAAGGACAAATTGCCGCGCTGGCGATGACCATCTTTTTTCATGATATGACGCTGCCGGAGCGCGTGGCGCTGACCATGGCAATGCGCGACTCCGGTTCGGTGCTGAACTGGCAGGCGCTGGATCTCAGCGGGCCGGTGGTGGACAAACACTCTACCGGCGGCGTGGGCGACGTGACCTCGCTGATGCTGGGACCGATGGTGGCTGCCTGCGGCGGCTTTGTGCCAATGATTTCCGGGCGCGGTCTGGGTCATACTGGCGGCACGCTGGACAAGCTGGAAGCGATCCCTGGCTTTGATATCTTCCCCGACGACCAGGCGTTTCGCCGTATCATCAAAGAGGTTGGCGTGGCGATTATTGGCCAGACCAACTCGCTGGCTCCGGCCGACAAGCGTTTTTACGCCACGCGTGATATTACCGCGACGGTCGACTCTATTCCGCTAATCACTGCCTCAATTTTGGCGAAAAAGCTGGCCGAAGGGCTGGATGCGCTGGTGATGGATGTGAAGGTCGGCTCGGGCGCGTTTATGCCAACTTTTGAGAAATCTGAGCAGCTGGCGCAGGCGATCGTCGGCGTGGCAAACGGAGCAGGATGCAAAACGACAGCTTTGCTGACCGATATGAATCAGGTGCTGGCTTCCAGCGCCGGTAACGCGCTGGAAGTGCGTGAAGCGGTACGCTTCCTGACCGGTGAATACCGCAATCCGCGCCTGCTGGAAGTGACGATGGCACTGAGCGCCGAGATGCTGGTTTCCGGTGGGCTGGCGGTGGATAACAGCGATGCTGTCAACAAGCTTCAGGCGGTGCTGGATAACGGCCGCGCGGCGGAAGTATTCGCCCGCATGGTGAAGGCGCAAAAAGGCCCGGCGGACTTTATTGAACGGCTGGACAGCTATCTGCCCGCGCCGATGCTCAGTAAAGCGGTTTACGCTGACAAGCCCGGCTTTATCAGCGCAATGGATACGCGGGCGCTGGGTATGGCGATTGTGACAATGGGCGGCGGTCGTCGTCGCGCCAGTGACGGCATCGACTACAGTGTCGGCTTTAGTGAGATGGCGCAGCTGGGGGATTATGCAGATAACCAGCGTCCGCTGGCGGTCATCCATGCTGCCAGCGAGGCGAGCTGGCAGGAAGCGGCCACGGCAGTAAAACAGGCCATATCCCTCAGCGACAGCACGCCGGCAAAGACACCAGTTATCTGTCGCAGAATCACCGGATAACCGTCATACTACTCTGATCGATAAAATTTTAGCGCGTCGTAAGACGCAGGAGACCACGATGAAACGTGCATTTATTATGGTGCTCGATTCCTTCGGAATTGGGTCCAGTAAAGACGCTGACAAGTTTGGTGATGAAGGCTCCGATACGCTGGGACATATTGCTGAAGCTTGTTATAAGGGCGAAGCGGACGTAGGGCGCAAAGGGCCGCTGCATCTGCCGAACCTGACCGCTTTAGGGTTAGGCAAAGCGGCAGAAGAATCCACCGGCAGGTTCCCGCTGGGGCTGGATAAAGACGCGCAGATTATCGGCGCTTACGCTTATGCCAGCGAACTCTCATCCGGGAAAGATACGCCGTCAGGCCACTGGGAAATCGCCGGTGTTCCGGTGCTGTTCGACTGGGGTTACTTTACCGAGAAAGAAAACAGCTTCCCGCAGGCGCTGCTGGATGAGCTGGTGGAAAAGGCCGGTTTACCGGGCTATCTCGGCAACTGTCACTCTTCCGGCACGGTGATCCTTGACCAGTTGGGCGAGGAACATATGAAAACCGGCAAGCCGATTTTCTACACCTCTGCTGACTCCGTATTCCAGATCGCCTGTCATGAAGAGACGTTTGGCCTCGAACGCCTTTATGCGCTGTGCGAAATCGCCCGTGAAGCACTGACTGAAGGCGGCTATAACATTGGCCGCGTGATTGCGCGTCCATTCGTGGGCGATAAAGCCGGGCATTTTGAGCGTACCGGCAACCGTCACGATCTGGCCGTTGAACCGCCGTCACCGACCATTCTGAAAAAACTGGTTGATGAGCAGAAGGGTGAAGTGATCTCCGTTGGCAAAATCGCCGATATCTATGCTCACGTTGGCATTACGAAAAAAGTGAAGGCGACCGGACTGGACGCGCTGTTTGACGCCACGATTGAAGAGATGAAAATCGCGCCGGATAACAGCATCGTTTTCACTAACTTCGTCGATTTTGACTCCACCTGGGGGCACCGTCGCGATGTGCCGGGCTACGCGGGCGGTCTGGAACTGTTTGACCGTCGCCTGCCGCAGCTGATGGCGCTGGTGAAGGAGGGCGATATCCTGATCCTGACCGCCGACCACGGCTGCGACCCTACCTGGAAAGGCACGGAGCACACCCGTGAGCATATTCCGGTGCTGATCTACGGCCCGGGCGTTACGCCAGGCTCGCTGGGATATCGTGACACTTTTGCCGATATCGGTCAGACTATTGCAAACTATTTTGGCCTGACCCCCATGGAATATGGCAAAAGCATGCTGTAATCAGCGAAACGTAACATACCGGCGCGTCGACGCCGGTCAGAATAAGATAAGGAAAAAAGATGGCAACCCCTCATATTAACGCTGAAATGGGTGATTTCGCTGACGTTGTGCTGATGCCGGGCGATCCGCTACGCGCTAAACATATCGCAGAAACGTTTTTGCAGGATGCGGTAGAAGTGAACAACGTGCGCGGCATGTTGGGCTATACCGGCACTTATAAAGGCCGCAAGATTTCCGTCATGGGCCACGGTATGGGCATTCCTTCCTGCTCAATCTACGCTAAAGAACTGATCACTGAATTTGGCGTGAAAAAAATCATTCGTGTGGGTTCCTGCGGTGCCGTGCGCGAGGACGTGAAGCTGCGTGACATCGTGATTGGCATGGGTGCCAGCACCGATTCCAAAGTAAACCGTATGCGCTTCAAGGATCACGACTTTGCGGCAATCGCCGACTTCGAGATGGTGCGTAACGCAGTAGACGCGGCTAAAAACCTTGGCGTTGATGCGCGCGTTGGCAATATCTTCTCTGCGGATCTGTTCTACACGCCGGATCCACAGATGTTCGACGTAATGGAAAAATACGGCATTCTGGGCGTGGAAATGGAAGCGGCTGGAATTTACGGCGTGGCGGCAGAGTTTGGCGCAAAAGCGCTGGCAATCTGCACCGTGTCTGACCATATCCGTACTCACGAGCAGACCACGGCGGCAGAACGTCAGACCACGTTCAACGAGATGATCGAAATCGCGCTGGAATCTGTACTGCTGGGCGACAAAGCCTGATTTAATCGTACTCTCAACGCTGGCCGCTCCCTGGTCAGCGTTTCCCCTTCAGTATCTATTCACAACCACCTTAGGTTTTACAAAACTTTCCTTTTTTCTTATTAAGTTAAGTGATAATTATCTATTCACGAATCTATTCAAGAATCTATTCACTATGGCTGAAATTAGCGCCCTACTTTTGCAAGGTCCGCTCGATGCGGCAACGCTAATGGCCCGGATCGGTATTAGCCAGGCGACGCTGTCACGCCTGATTTCCGCCGATCCTCAGATTATTAAATATGGCCGTGCACGGGCAACACGCTACGCTTTACTACGTCCATTAAGGCAGGAAAGCAAGGTAACGGTGAGTCTTTCTCAATCAGGTAATGATGCCGTCATCCGGCATCATCATTTCAGGATTTCTCTTTCACCGAAGGCTCGTCGCTCTCTTCGTCTTCTTTCACGGGATTATTGGCGGTCAGCAGGAATGGCGACTGCTGCCAGCGAGTGCGGCGGTCTCTGAGCAGCGTTCGGGTCAGGATAATCCCAATCGCCAACGCCAGCAGCATCATCAGACGCAGAATGTTGGTGGTGTTATCCACCTGTTTAGCTTCCGTGACCAGCACGTGCGTATCCAGCGTGACGCGCAGGAAGCCGCGTGGCCCGTCCGGGCTGTCCAGCGACTGCACCAGCTGATGGTTAAAGTAGCTGCCGGCCCGCTGGCCATCCAGCGCCAGCCTGTCGCGCACGTTAATCGTTTCACCGCTATGCGCCAGCAGCGCTCCGGCATCGTCATAGACTGAAGCGTCCAGAATACGGCTCTCGCGGGTCAGCTGCGTCAGGATATCGACAATTTTCTGATGGTTATCATCACTGTTCTCCATCAGCGGCGACAGGCTGAATGCTACCTGCCGCGTTAACGTGCGGGCCAGCTCCTCAACCTGTTCGGAACGCGCCATTTGCCGCCCAAGGCTAAACCATGAGGCACCCTGCATTAGCACGACCAGCAGCGTCAGGCAGATCAGTACGATCGCGGTACGATGCAGGCGAAATTTCAGTTTGGCTTTGGCCATCATTACCCTTTAAAAATATCTACAAAACGCAGAGCGGCCCAAAGCTTTATGTTGCCAGAAGCGGGCCTGTCAGGGTAGCCTCTTGCGTGGTTAATATGTCCCTACAGGAGCTATAATGCCAAATAGTCTGACCTGGTGCGACCTGCCTTCCGATGTCTCTCTCTGGCCGGGTTTACCTCTCTCTCTGAGTGGCGATGAAGTGATGCCGCTGGACTACCATGCGGGCCGAACGGGTTGGCTTCTGTATGGACGGAAGCTGGATAAAGATTGCCTGACGGCGCTACAGCATAAGCTGGGCGCGGCAATGGTCATCGTCAGCGCCTGGCGCGTGGAAGATTATCAGGTGATTCGTCTGGCGGGTTCCCTGACGCCGCGCGCGTTAAAGCTGGCGCATGAAGCCGGACTGGATGTTGCGCCGCTGGGCCGTATTCCGCATCTGAAAACGCCAGGCCTGCTGGTGATGGATATGGATTCCACCGCCATTGAAATCGAATGTATAGATGAAATCGCCAAACTGGCCGGCAGCGGCGAGCTGGTGGCTGAAGTGACCGAGCGTGCGATGCGCGGCGAGCTTGATTTTACCGCCAGCCTGCGCCAGCGCGTAGCTACACTTAAAGATGCCGATGCCAATATTCTCAGGCAGGTGCGCGATGAGCTGCCGCTGATGCCAGGCCTCACTTCGCTGGTGCAGAAGCTGCATGCGATGGGCTGGCATGTCGCGATTGCTTCTGGTGGTTTCACCTACTTTGCCGAGTACCTGCGCGATACATTGCATTTATCAGCAATTGTCGCCAATACGCTGGAAATCCGCGACGGCAAACTGACGGGCGAAGTGACAGGCGATATCGTCGATGCGCAATATAAAGCGGACACGCTTAAGGCGCTGGCGACGCGATTTGAAATTCCACCTGAACAGACTGTCGCTATCGGCGACGGCGCCAACGATTTGCTGATGATTGGCGCTTCCGCGCTGGGCATTGCTTATCACGCCAAGCCGAAAGTGAATGAAAAAACTGAAGTGACGATCCGTCATGCCGACCTGATGGGGGTGTTC is a window from the Pantoea sp. CCBC3-3-1 genome containing:
- the deoB gene encoding phosphopentomutase; the encoded protein is MKRAFIMVLDSFGIGSSKDADKFGDEGSDTLGHIAEACYKGEADVGRKGPLHLPNLTALGLGKAAEESTGRFPLGLDKDAQIIGAYAYASELSSGKDTPSGHWEIAGVPVLFDWGYFTEKENSFPQALLDELVEKAGLPGYLGNCHSSGTVILDQLGEEHMKTGKPIFYTSADSVFQIACHEETFGLERLYALCEIAREALTEGGYNIGRVIARPFVGDKAGHFERTGNRHDLAVEPPSPTILKKLVDEQKGEVISVGKIADIYAHVGITKKVKATGLDALFDATIEEMKIAPDNSIVFTNFVDFDSTWGHRRDVPGYAGGLELFDRRLPQLMALVKEGDILILTADHGCDPTWKGTEHTREHIPVLIYGPGVTPGSLGYRDTFADIGQTIANYFGLTPMEYGKSML
- the deoC gene encoding deoxyribose-phosphate aldolase, coding for MSDLTAAAVRALKLMDLTTLNDDDTEAKVIALCHQAKSPAGNTAAICIYPRFIPIARKTLREQGTPDIRIATVTNFPQGNDDIDIALAETHAAIAYGADEVDVVFPYRALIGGNEEIGFELVSACKEACADSGVLLKVIIETGELKSAELIRKASEIAIAAGADFIKTSTGKVPVNATPEVAEIMLRVIADQGVKHQVGFKPAGGVKTAEDAAIYLKLADDILGSDWADARHFRFGASSLLASLLNAAGHSSAKSDSAY
- the deoD gene encoding purine-nucleoside phosphorylase, producing the protein MATPHINAEMGDFADVVLMPGDPLRAKHIAETFLQDAVEVNNVRGMLGYTGTYKGRKISVMGHGMGIPSCSIYAKELITEFGVKKIIRVGSCGAVREDVKLRDIVIGMGASTDSKVNRMRFKDHDFAAIADFEMVRNAVDAAKNLGVDARVGNIFSADLFYTPDPQMFDVMEKYGILGVEMEAAGIYGVAAEFGAKALAICTVSDHIRTHEQTTAAERQTTFNEMIEIALESVLLGDKA
- the serB gene encoding phosphoserine phosphatase, whose protein sequence is MPNSLTWCDLPSDVSLWPGLPLSLSGDEVMPLDYHAGRTGWLLYGRKLDKDCLTALQHKLGAAMVIVSAWRVEDYQVIRLAGSLTPRALKLAHEAGLDVAPLGRIPHLKTPGLLVMDMDSTAIEIECIDEIAKLAGSGELVAEVTERAMRGELDFTASLRQRVATLKDADANILRQVRDELPLMPGLTSLVQKLHAMGWHVAIASGGFTYFAEYLRDTLHLSAIVANTLEIRDGKLTGEVTGDIVDAQYKADTLKALATRFEIPPEQTVAIGDGANDLLMIGASALGIAYHAKPKVNEKTEVTIRHADLMGVFCILSGSLINDER
- a CDS encoding YtjB family periplasmic protein, with protein sequence MAKAKLKFRLHRTAIVLICLTLLVVLMQGASWFSLGRQMARSEQVEELARTLTRQVAFSLSPLMENSDDNHQKIVDILTQLTRESRILDASVYDDAGALLAHSGETINVRDRLALDGQRAGSYFNHQLVQSLDSPDGPRGFLRVTLDTHVLVTEAKQVDNTTNILRLMMLLALAIGIILTRTLLRDRRTRWQQSPFLLTANNPVKEDEESDEPSVKEKS
- the deoA gene encoding thymidine phosphorylase, which gives rise to MFLPQEIIRKKRDGLTLTEEEIRFFINGVRDNSVSEGQIAALAMTIFFHDMTLPERVALTMAMRDSGSVLNWQALDLSGPVVDKHSTGGVGDVTSLMLGPMVAACGGFVPMISGRGLGHTGGTLDKLEAIPGFDIFPDDQAFRRIIKEVGVAIIGQTNSLAPADKRFYATRDITATVDSIPLITASILAKKLAEGLDALVMDVKVGSGAFMPTFEKSEQLAQAIVGVANGAGCKTTALLTDMNQVLASSAGNALEVREAVRFLTGEYRNPRLLEVTMALSAEMLVSGGLAVDNSDAVNKLQAVLDNGRAAEVFARMVKAQKGPADFIERLDSYLPAPMLSKAVYADKPGFISAMDTRALGMAIVTMGGGRRRASDGIDYSVGFSEMAQLGDYADNQRPLAVIHAASEASWQEAATAVKQAISLSDSTPAKTPVICRRITG